TTGGCAGGGGCAGTGATGGCCTACAACAGGGATGACATGATGCTGTTGGTCCAGGCAGTCAGGAATGGCAACCCTGACCTTTACGTCAACCATGGAGACGTGGAAATGATCCATTTCCTCAAGCCTCACCAGGTAAAGGCCTACGTCAGGCGCATCACCCGAGGTGTTGAGGTATGTTTAAAGAAATCTTCTTTACTGTACTAAATTACgataaaatgtaatcatgaaAGATACATATAACATTTATAGAAATTAGCACAACATAActtttccatttatttaatatgattttGAATTATTGAAATGGGATTGAATGTTACAGGAGACTGCGTCAGTGGTGGAGGCCATCATTGCCGAGTTCAAGGGACCAGCTGGCCTTGATATTGATGGAATCCACCTCTTTAAGTCAGCAGAGGCAGTCGATGCTCACTGGGAAAATGCAAGCAAACACCTCAGTTGTATGCAGGTGAGTTCATTTAGTTTGTAGTTAATCCTAAAGTTCTTTCTTAGGCATTGTAAAATCATCTTGACATGCTTGGCAATGTGATGTGTTCCACAGGATCCTCCCGGTATACAGCTCTATGTGTCCGTGAAGGAAGTGGTGCTGAACGGTGTTCGGTTGAACAAATACCGGTGCAGACGAGGTAGTAACTCTTTGGAGGGGTTGCATGCACACCTCTACAATGCCGTTCCTTCAAAGAGATGTGGAATTCTGCCATTCCAAGTAaattatgaaatataatataaaatataaacactccTTTATAGCTAATTGTCTATTTACAATCCATATATGTTTTCCATAGCTTTGATATGGCATCCCTCGtcaatgtatatattttctttaacgCATATTCATGGTCATGTGTTTCAGGTCTACCTTATCACATTTGCTGTGCAGTGGAACAGCCGTATGGACTCACTCCGTGTTGCTGGGGGCAAGGGGCGGCAGACCACCTGTATGGATGCCAGGCAGATCCAGCGCATGAACCGGCAGGCTGAGGTGCTCTTCGGCAAAGACCACGTGCTGGGGCCCAACTTTGTTGCTCCTCTGCCCTACCCAGAGAAGTACGACagcccagaggaggaggaacttCTTGGTGTGGAGTATGCCGCGTGCCAGTCCACCGACTTCACTGCCTGTGATTACTATGCAGAAAAAGGTAAATTCACACAGTACAGCACTTACATATAAAGCAATGATGTGACCCATGTTTCCATACATACTCCTTTCTAGCAACACTGTTTTAACTGTCCTgacacatttgttgtttataCATTACATATTTGCAGTTGAAGAAGAGCAGTCACGTGAAGTTGAGGAGTCTCCTGAAGGTGATTGTGAGGAGTCGGCTGAACAGAGCGAAGAGGAGTCAGAAGATGAGGGTGTAGACGTGTGGTCAGGGGAGGATCACATGGACACCATCAGTCGGGCACATGTCAGCCTCACACAAGAAAagcaggtggaggaagaggacagcCCTGCACTGCAGGATGTGCTGATGACTCGGAGTCATATGCATCTGCCAGGATTGGAGGAGGTAGAAGCACTGGCCTTGCTGCTTCTGGAACTGGCAGACAACGTTGGTGACCAGCACCTAGTGCCTGCTAAGCTGAGGAAGAAGATTGTTGCTGCTACTGGGTCCCTTAAGGACCATGACAAGACCGCCTCGAACTTTGTGAAGAAATACGAGTCCAAATGGGGCTACACCCTGTTTGGACGGTGCCTGGGGGCAGACACACCCGAGAACAGGGCGGCTCAGAAGACCAAGTTCAGCTGGATGCGGTACGCTCAGGCAGCACAGGTGACCGAGGACACCCGCCTCTTGTACCTGGTCATCAAGATGCTGAAAAACCGTCCACCAGCCAGTCTCCAGTCCAGCCCCAGTAAAACAACGACTGCAATAAAGGCGCAGTACAAGAGGATTGTGGATCGAGTCAGGGACGATCCCATTCTGAGCAACCTGTCTGTTCCCCTGCCAAACCTCAATGCCAAGTCAATCTCCAACTTTATTAGAAAGCAAGAGAAAAAGGCCAACTATTGGGCGACAGTTGTGCCCAAGGTGATAGCACACAGGCGAGTGCTGTCTTTTGACCCCATGCCAGTGGCACCTACTCTGCCGACAACCTTACCGGTTCCAGCTCGAGCTCAGGTGCAGTACCAGAACCTGGATCACCTGGCTGGGGAAAGGCGTGGGGCAAAACAAAGGTAAGCACATTCTTTCACAGGTATACTTAACCAAATATTTACATAGTTGAATGCTTACACCATCCTGTCACTCCCCGCATGTTATTGCAGGCTAGAAATGAAGACACCATCAGAGCAGGGGAACAAGCCCATCCAGCCCAAGCCTGCCACGTACATCCCGCCTCGTGTGTGTGCTGCACCAGTACTGCGGGTGGTCCCGGCACAGCCGCGGGCTCCATCCATGATGCTGCCAGGGACATCCTGCAGTCAGGGCATTGCTGGCTTTATGCCAGCTGCACCGCCACCTGTGCCTGTGTCCAAACCAGCCAAGCCTCACAGATCCTTGAGGCCATGCGGGGCGTGCCAGGTACCCAATTGTGGGGGGAAGCGTAAAAGATATACACCCTCAAAAGATAAGGTTTCTGGAAGCAAGCAGAAAATCTTTACATTCTGCCCTTCAACCAGAAAGGCCACCACCTCGGGTTTTGAAGGTGTGGTGTACGAAAGTTTTGAGCATTTCAAAAGAGTGGTTGATGATGCATTAGAATAAACATATTAGTATgtgttatatgttttatattttatatatgttttatatgtttatgttttatatatgttttatatgttcaatatgtttcagattttatatgtttatatgttttatatgttttatatgtttatacCAAAGTTTGTGGGTCAGTTTCTAATCCTTGCAATACTGCATTTTGTACTGATAATTCTTATTTATACTTTTGTATCAACATAACCTTgattaaacactttaaactggtttgaGTGGCACCTGCAAAAGTGACACCTAGCTGGCTAAATGCACCACCGAATTACCAACAGAAAGAGCTAAGAATGAAGAATATTGAAATTACTAGAGGGAAACGAGAGTGTCAAATGTGTACAGTAGGCTATAGctggggcctgtactacgaacggAGTTCAACCTACTTAGAACTAACTCAGGGTTTCCGCGGTAACCCGGGGTTGACTAAACCTGGACATCTTGATTGGTCTTAAACGGTACTACGACGCTGATTATGAAGTTGATCAGCTGAACCTGTGTTCACTCAACCAGAGTTACTGCGCGTTCACATAAAAGGGGTGGTACCAgcgcaaaaaaacactctcGATCATGGCGCGCTCTCCctatttcacagaagaggaatgcgagatcataatgaggagttatgaagagtataaaccgaccctggctgctaaatccaacaccgCGGCAGCAAACAAGGCGCGACTGGGGTGTTGGCAGCAAATTACAGACCGCGTAAATTcgtaagtaggcctatttctttacttctatatgtccgttaaaataatcccaacctgaatacagtatgtcaggacgatgtacaataacagtcggAACGTTACTGTATCGTATGtgcaaccacaaatgaagcAGGACAACTGAATGTTTAGTCCCCTTCACTAATTCTGTGTATGTCCCTTAAATACTTCCAGAGGTACCAGCAGCGCCAAACGGACCTGGCAGCAGGTGAagatgaagtacaaaaacatcattcagaatggtaagtaagaatgtgtgtgtgtgtgtgtgtgtgtgtgtgtgtgtgtgtgtgtgtgtgtgtgtgtgtgtgtgtgtgtgtgtgtgtgtgtgtgtgtgtgtgtgtgtgaaaatgaaatgtttccctGTTGTTTTAACTTTCTGatcaaaacatgttcaaaaatgtgtgtctatgtgaAAAAAACTGCTGTTCAAGGtggaaataaatagtttttcatTCTATTACATAAAGGTGacttaattgtgttttatggaGATTCGGAACAAGAATCCACATAtgtggacatcatttttctctaaaagtacACCACATCTAAAGATGAAAATTAGTTTTTATTCTAATTAGGTTCCAAAAAGCCCAAatagcaaagagaaataaaaaatgcatgtaaaaaaacatcttgggCCTTAGGAGgttaaatgtatattatcaatCCATTTGACAGTTATCGGCCGCCATCTTGTTTCAAAATGCAGACGACCcaagtgtgacgtcacacacaagCGTGAGCCTGATCGCTCAATGATTGGTCTGTTGAGCGCTCAGCTCTGCTCAGCATTGCTCAACCATTGGCTGATCGCTGCTCAGCTTTGCTCAGCTCTGCTCAACCATTGGTCGCTAGTAGGGACTTGGCAGTTCGACCGCCTGGGAACACCCGGTGCCGtaagcttttacttttttttgtttacaattAACCAGAAACATGAACTCACATTAGGAAACATATCTTTAGATATGTTCTGTCTGGTGCAAAAGGCTTTTTATTCTCGTGTAtcaccaccagagggcagtgctCCCTCTTCAATGGAGACAGGACTTTTAAAAACTCGGGGCCAGAATACAAACTAATTGTCTCTAATTGGACTCGTTTGTTGCCTGTCATGTATTTTAGAGTAACTGTGGGAGCTTAAGCCTAATACTAAAGTTACTGTTTGGTGCTTTAACTCCCGGGAATGACCTGGCTGATAAACTGTGTGGATAAGATACATTGCATTTAGCTGACGTGTTGATCCAAAGAGACTGACAATAATACGTGCAATAAACCgtgaagaaacaaactcaaaagcaagaatcctgcaggtacacTTCCTATCTATAAACCAAACACATTAAGCGCTACTGCATTAGCTTCCCCTAAAGCCAAATCCTTTGTAAGTGCTACATACAAAAGATGCAGTCGAACAGCTGAGTTTTCAGATACCATTTGTGGTGGTGTTTAAAATGAGAAATCGGTAGGCCTGTTATCAGGTGCAGCATAATACCATCATTTACTGTCTCTTGTTGCGCATGATAAAGTACAGTCTATATCCATCAATATTCAATTCATCTCCCGAGCAAACAATCTTTGCTGTACTCACACACTCGCGCTACACTGGTCAAAATCCATGCTCTTCCGGGGTCAGACACACCCAATCCTGTTAGACTTTACACCTCATACACTTGAGCCCTATAGGTAATACGACAGCGACACCCTatggcacacacagtgaataacACACAGTTTAAACCCAACATGACCTTGGATTACAATAGTTTACAGTAGTTATTGAAggagttgttttatttttgaaagttttgGCACCTGctgtttatgtatgtattgGAGACAGGTGTTTGTGGGATTACTGCACCAAAGCTGACGAAAGGTTTGACCAGGGAAAGACACAAGGAGgccacaggaaaggaaaaagataATTGATAAACCGCTGTCATTGTACTGTTGGTGTTTTGATTATTGGATTAAGGACTTTCTTACCTGGACTTTGGATGTTTTTGCCAGTGTAAGATTTTctagtttcacattttaaaatatatatttaggaTAAAAATAAAGGTCCAGAAAATGCTTGGAATTTTGgtcttttgatttgattttgttaacTTAAATACCATAGAATTTCCTAACCATATTCAGCAGTACTGAGTACCCTTACTGGTGTTTTACCATGTATAAAGAGCCTGTGTGTCTCCTGAAATTTCGTTTACGGCCATACCACTCTGAGCACGCCCACTTCCGGATTCAGAGCCAAAGCCTAAGACATTGCAGACGCCACTATTTTGAGCCCTTGTGCTCCTTTCGGTTTTTTTGAGTTATTTCTGTTTGTGAGAGTccctatttgttttttttcgaGTATCCCCTACCCCCAAGCAGCTTTGCTGTCTTGGggccccagtgtgtgtgtgttttttttggatgGATTCTTTAATACTGACCCACGGAACGGACAAGGAACTGAGATCGGATATCCCAGAGAGCGAGAGGAGTATGGAGAGAAATACGAAAACGGCACAGACAACTGGAAAGGATTACGACAAAGAGAAAGCGAATggacaaaacagaaaatcaggagtaggagaacaaaaaaaggagggagaCGGGAAAGGGGTTAATGGTGAGCGGAGCACGGGTGACACGGGACAAGTGGAGAAGGTGACGCAGCAAGAAATTGGAGGGAAAAAACGTGACTCTGTGGGAGAAAAGGCTGCAAAGAAAGACCAAAGTGCGGAGAAAGTTGCAGTGACAACCCAAAGGCTAGTAGGAGATCCTACGCAGATAAAGAACGGGGAGATTGGTGTTTATCTGAAAGAACTGacggtggaggtggtggtggatgcggggagagagaaagtgacgGTGATGGACTTATTGAAGGCACTAAAGAGGGACTGCGGAACCGTGAGGGGATGCAGAATTAAAGGAGAACGGATTTATGAAGTCACAATGGCAGAGGAAAGCGGGAAGAGGAAGCTGATGGAGGGGCTGCGGGTGAATGGAGCCCTGGTTCAGGGACGGGACAGTTCGTGCAAGGAGATAACCGTGTCATTTCTGAACATCCCAATCTGCACAAAGGACGAGGTAATAAAAAGAAGGCTGGAGGAATGGGGAGTGAGGCCGATGTCAGCGATTAAAAGAAGAGTGTGGCCGGGCACGGATGTAGTGGATGGGACGCGCTTCCTCCGAGTGAGGTTCAATGAGGAAGTCCGCTCCCTCCCGTACTCAACAAAATTCATGACTGAGACGGGCCCGGAGTATTTTAGGGTCCTACATGATGGACAGGTGCCGGTGTGCAGGCAGTGCATCAAGCCGGGGCATATATTTAGAGAGTGTCCGGAGTTTAAGTGCTTTAAATGCGGAGAGCAGGGGCACTTTGCAAGAGACTGTCAAgtggggagagggggaggagccaCAAGGAGCGAAGCGGAGAGGCGGAGCGGTGGCCTGGgagcagaggagacagacgAGGCAGAGAACGCGGAAATGGTGGGCAGCAGGAGGGAGAGCAACGCGATGGCTGGTATGAggggtgctgctgctgtggagaaGGATTCGGGACCAGAGGACGGGATAGCGGCTGCAGAGGAGGGAGTGGCGGCGATCCACTATGCGGAGCCATTGGAGATAACGGAGGACGGCTCGTTGATGATGGCCCGGAGCAAAATAGAGGAGGAGGTGGCAAAGCGAAACacggatgaggaggaggaaggggacgGCAGCGACGAGGAAGAGAGGGAACGCGAGGCTGTCGAGGAGGGATCGACCGGAGTGTcggagatggaggaggaagcagagggagGGGACGGTGTGGAGGACGGAGAAGGAATGGTGGTGGAGGCGCaaatggagaaggagaaggagtgTGTGGATACGGTGGCTGCTCAGACAAGAGAGAGGGGAGTAAAAGAAGGAGTGGATATATCTCTGGAGCAGAGAAAGTCGAAGAGGCTCCTGGTGATGAAGAacgagatgaagaagaagaggagtaaAACGAGGGGAGTGACTGGGAAAATTGGGCTGCGGTGAGTAAAATGCATATGGTTTTGGAAATACTCACTGTCTCCCTCATAATGGTGACACTGTCCTCCTTTAATGGAAATGGGCTAAGGACAAGGGGCCGCAGAGATGCGGCTCTGATATTGTGTGGCTCAGACATAATATGCCTGCAAGAGACACATTGGGATGAAAGTTGTATGGAGAATGTAAGGAAAGAATGGgtgggagaaatgtttgtgaataatGGGAGTATGAATGCTAGAGGGGTGGctatattaatcaaaaatgGGGCGGTAATGAATGCAAGGAAGGTTGAGGATGATGGTGATGGGAGAATGATTGGGATACTGTTCGAGTGTATGGGGGAGACTTTTagattattaaatgtatatgcACCGAATgaggaaagggggaggagggagttTTTTGAGGGGCTGGAAGGTAAGTGTGGGGGGAACTGTATGATTGTCGGTGACTTTAATGTTTGGTGTGGAAGGATGGATGTGTCGATGAATATGAGGTTTAAGAATGATTCATCACGGGGTGTTCTAAAAACAATAATGGAGGCAAACGGGATGAAGGATGTGTGGAGGGAAAGAAATAGTAGGGCTCGGGTATTTTCAAGGAATCAAGTGGTGGGAGGGATTTTGAGTAGAATAGATTTAGTGTGGAGTAGCATAGGGGGAAAAATCGGTAGGATTGGATATAGGAGCACTGCCATGAGTGATCATAACATCATGGACTTCTGCCTGGGAACAGTTGTCCatggaaagggaggaggggtgtGGTGCTTACAGTTTTTCTCGATTGCTAAGACACAAAACCCAGTACTCTAAACCAAATGACCAGTTGCCtaaacacatttagtaaaacTACCCCCCATTTgccacaaccaaaaacacaattcaccTGTAGACACTGTTCACAAAACCCATCccctttttctcaaaactctaaacacattttgccttgctaaaacacatttagcatatATCTCTGCTCAAATATGCATTGTGAAGCTCATGTGATGCAAAAtgccacacacagtcagcaaaaCCTGAACACAATGAACACACCTGGTGTAATTCAGTAAACACAACGACTCATAATTGAAAACACCTATTGCAAATGATGTGACCACACCTATATAAGTCAGTTTGCTGAAGGTTCCAAACAAAAATGGATGatcaaggaagaagaagaggagttcgtgccagaggagggagaggagttcgtgccagaggagggagaggagttcgtgccagaggagggagaggagtttttgtcagaggagggagaggagcaggccaaggagggagaggagcaggtcaaggaggtagaggagcgggccaaggagggagaggtcaaggaggtagaggagcgggccaaggagggagaggagcaggtcaaggaggtagaggagcgggccaaggagggagaggagcaggtcaaggaggtagaggagcgggccaaggagggagaggagcaggtcaaggaggtagaggagcgggccaaggagggagaggagcaggtcaaggaggtagaggagcgggccaaggagggagaggagcaggtcaaggaggtagaggagcaggccaaggagggagaggagaaggagggcgAGCAAGACAACGCATCTTCATCACAGATGAAATGAGAGCAACGGTCATTGACCACGTCATTGTCCACGGCATGACAATGACCGAAGCTGGACAACGAGTCCAACCAAACCTAAGCCGATTCTCAGTGGCCACCATTATTCGGGCCTTCAGAGAACACAACAGGTACTGTATGTACTATTTTTTTAGTCACTACACTAGATgtttacagtatacagtagtaTAGTGGAGTGCACCTACATACAGACAAGTGCAATAATggttacagtaaaagtgtgtaCTGCAAGGACCATTTCTGACCAAATGACTGTTTCTCTAGAGTTGAAAGATTGCCATATGCAGGTGGGAGGGCTTCCAGATTCACACCAGCCCAAGAGGTCGTCATTGTGGATATGGTTCGGGAGAACAATGTGCTGAGACTACGGGAGATACGGGAGAGGATCATTGGTGACAATATGAACTTTCCGAACattgacgatgttagcctgacaACCATAGACAGAGTCCTCAAGCGCCAGAGAGTACGCATGAAGCAGGCCTATAGGGTACCCTTTGAGCGCAACTCTGACAGAATAAAGCACCTCCGTCACCAGTATGTGCAAGTAAGTACAGTAAAATCTATGTACACGGTGGCCTACAGTACTTACATGTAACATACAATACTATACTATCGTACTGTAATGTGCTGTATTGACTGTCTTTCTGAACACCTGAAAACGCTATTTGTTTCCACAGAGGATCTTCGAGTTGGAGTCCATGGCCAGACCCCATGAATTTATATTTGTGGATGAGGCTGGCTTCAACCTcacaaaaaggaggaggagaggccgTAACATCATAGGACAGAGAGCTATCGTTGATGTGCCCGGCCAACGTGGAGGAAACATCACCCTCTGCGCTGCCATGAGTTCTAGAGGGCTTCTCCACCGGCATGCTGAACTTGGTGCCTACAACACTGAGCGTCTCCTCACCTTCCTAGGAGAGCTCAGAGAAGTTTTGCATGACCATGACCACCCGAACGACCAGCAGAATCCTGGGCCGGCTGATCTTCCCATATATGTCATCTTCTGGGACAATGTTAGTTTCCATCGCAGCATCCAGGTCAGAGAGTGGTTTAACATCAACCAGcaatttattaatgtgtgtctgcCACCCTACTCTCCATTCCTAAACCCAATAGAAGAGTTCTTCTCATCATGGCGGTGGAAGGTCTATGACCGCCAACCGTACACCAGAGAGAACCTTCTCAGGGCTATGGACCTGGCCTGTGATGATGTGGCTGTGGAGGCGTTCCAAGGCTGGGTGCGGCATGCCAGGGCATTCTTCCCACGATGTTTGGCTATGGACAATATTGCCTGTGACGTGGATGAGGTACTGTGGCCCGACCCAGTCCGACGACGTGATGCCGCCCAATGATTGCAGTGTCAACATACTGTGTCAATTTACATGTACAACGTAGGCCTAATAAAAGAGATCGCACCCTGaacattgtgttttcaattgttACTGTACTTTATCTATTGTGTGTAATGGATCCTCCATGGAGTTTACAGTACTCATTTTCTGCATTACGTTGTGATATTACtgcattttatgtattattcattattccTATGAAATGCACAAATCTATAGTAAATGCCCAATACATATTTGAGAATAAATAAGGGTTGCTCAAATGCATCCTGGcagttgtgaaactgtaaaaaaagaagtctcACACTGAAAATGGTGTTTTCAATTTTTTGGGTAACGTGGTTAATGATGCTCagtagtgtttacatttttgcaggCCTTGAGTGGTATTGTGGTGTCAAAGTTTGCTTTTGAGCATATGAGCCACTGTTTAGGTGTGATGGGTTGGTTTTGAGCATATGAGCAACTGTTTTGGTGTGATGGGTTGGTTTTGAAAAGAGACTGTGAGGTTGTGTGTACATAGctttagaaaagtgttttgtgtttagagttttgtgAAAAGTGAGGGCAgtatcacaaaatgtgtttaagcaatagagaaaaactgtaaatgcCTGTCTGTTGAATGAGGATGGATATAAGGATAAAGTGAGAGAATGTATGGAAAAACGGGGAAGCGTGAATGGAGAGGATGCGGGGGTGTGTTGGGAGGGGTTCAAAAGTGATGTGAAGAGGATTAGCTTAAGATATAGCAGAGACAGAAAtaggatagaaagagagagagagaaaagaattAGGGAAGAGTTAACTTTAGAGGCACAACGGGTAGATATAGAGATAGGGAGAGATGTAGAGGAGTACAGCCGTTTGAAAGATGAGTTGGGGGAGATAGAGCAGAGTAGATGTAGAGGAGCTATAGTGAGAAGCAGGGCTAGATATGCAATTGAGGGGGAGAAGAGTACAGCATTTTTCTTGGGGttagagaagaggaaacagggaaaGAATTATATTGAGGAGATATTAGGAAAGGATGGTGAGGTGATTACAGATTTTGTAGGGATAGCAGAGAGAGTTGAGGAATTTTATAAGGGATTATTTGAGGTAGATGAGTTTGATAGAGAGAGCTTAGAACAGGTGATAGATAGCATGGAGAATAGATTGAGTGATGAAGGTAGAAGACTGTGTGAGGGGGAGATAGGGTTAGGGGAGATAGAGATAGCGATAGCGAGGCTTGGTAGGA
This genomic stretch from Eleginops maclovinus isolate JMC-PN-2008 ecotype Puerto Natales chromosome 7, JC_Emac_rtc_rv5, whole genome shotgun sequence harbors:
- the LOC134867272 gene encoding uncharacterized protein LOC134867272 isoform X2 encodes the protein MAEILGPTTCIYSSPWNARGETVERKLLKKKMEFHPPPLPTSVKGAVPNMLAFFTTHAFFWRPVGAMQAKIRCPNADCCAPPGEYLELKGFGSYARQVCGVKNYYTLLTEKLKCPFCEQVRQPDGEDARQYLWMAYSPKILMKLAPAIRCMFPAILCGKRAIDRGVVTLLGDRLNSTSMSKVQRLLQQGHDEWYVERRDLYQTLLYEAHTAEATPSQTGILSYVKAAGSYTPPLPKSPLPCPAVLRRAHLISEMERIPVYRASILSTTGEILCIDGTKKILKKIYGDGRDTMQYVTSVLNEWGQFVTTVVVAAESEGCYRRMARGLIARFQRAKAPAPKIIYADNNCCRDSGSSFLETLFHDWVQEGTAIRLDVRHWLHRWEAVVIKQSHAKYGVFMSALAGAVMAYNRDDMMLLVQAVRNGNPDLYVNHGDVEMIHFLKPHQVKAYVRRITRGVEETASVVEAIIAEFKGPAGLDIDGIHLFKSAEAVDAHWENASKHLSCMQDPPGIQLYVSVKEVVLNGVRLNKYRCRRGSNSLEGLHAHLYNAVPSKRCGILPFQVYLITFAVQWNSRMDSLRVAGGKGRQTTCMDARQIQRMNRQAEVLFGKDHVLGPNFVAPLPYPEKYDSPEEEELLGVEYAACQSTDFTACDYYAEKVEEEQSREVEESPEGDCEESAEQSEEESEDEGVDVWSGEDHMDTISRAHVSLTQEKQVEEEDSPALQDVLMTRSHMHLPGLEEVEALALLLLELADNVGDQHLVPAKLRKKIVAATGSLKDHDKTASNFVKKYESKWGYTLFGRCLGADTPENRAAQKTKFSWMRYAQAAQVTEDTRLLYLVIKMLKNRPPASLQSSPSKTTTAIKAQYKRIVDRVRDDPILSNLSVPLPNLNAKSISNFIRKQEKKANYWATVVPKVIAHRRVLSFDPMPVAPTLPTTLPVPARAQVQYQNLDHLAGERRGAKQRLEMKTPSEQGNKPIQPKPATYIPPRVCAAPVLRVVPAQPRAPSMMLPGTSCSQGIAGFMPAAPPPVPVSKPAKPHRSLRPCGACQVPNCGGKRKRYTPSKDKVSGSKQKIFTFCPSTRKATTSGFEGVVYESFEHFKRVVDDALE
- the LOC134867272 gene encoding uncharacterized protein LOC134867272 isoform X1; the protein is MEKCSICSKSFTLKSNLTRHMKTHLAKENKCDVCGKEFTVKHHLQSHLKQHQYPKIPLYRPGEARLYCTEEAKRVADRVANGNCAAIDPTWLNPETAEAEAKKSGGEMWIAQLVCTFGRYAGQCFKWLLENDVGWVVWLLAEYCLKGEQNDLLKWEKTRLLEFVKEFSSVTCHLDKRLEKQKTKKVEGKKAECTVSRLELDPNYATDAELLTAAENLLYRSEVPVSTQLTTWGELKPGENRPSTSQAEGFSSDSGGVVLEGWQRYWDQPPASTQALGMAAPNVKWLKHDETYGLFERSSTYRNARGETVERKLLKKKMEFHPPPLPTSVKGAVPNMLAFFTTHAFFWRPVGAMQAKIRCPNADCCAPPGEYLELKGFGSYARQVCGVKNYYTLLTEKLKCPFCEQVRQPDGEDARQYLWMAYSPKILMKLAPAIRCMFPAILCGKRAIDRGVVTLLGDRLNSTSMSKVQRLLQQGHDEWYVERRDLYQTLLYEAHTAEATPSQTGILSYVKAAGSYTPPLPKSPLPCPAVLRRAHLISEMERIPVYRASILSTTGEILCIDGTKKILKKIYGDGRDTMQYVTSVLNEWGQFVTTVVVAAESEGCYRRMARGLIARFQRAKAPAPKIIYADNNCCRDSGSSFLETLFHDWVQEGTAIRLDVRHWLHRWEAVVIKQSHAKYGVFMSALAGAVMAYNRDDMMLLVQAVRNGNPDLYVNHGDVEMIHFLKPHQVKAYVRRITRGVEETASVVEAIIAEFKGPAGLDIDGIHLFKSAEAVDAHWENASKHLSCMQDPPGIQLYVSVKEVVLNGVRLNKYRCRRGSNSLEGLHAHLYNAVPSKRCGILPFQVYLITFAVQWNSRMDSLRVAGGKGRQTTCMDARQIQRMNRQAEVLFGKDHVLGPNFVAPLPYPEKYDSPEEEELLGVEYAACQSTDFTACDYYAEKVEEEQSREVEESPEGDCEESAEQSEEESEDEGVDVWSGEDHMDTISRAHVSLTQEKQVEEEDSPALQDVLMTRSHMHLPGLEEVEALALLLLELADNVGDQHLVPAKLRKKIVAATGSLKDHDKTASNFVKKYESKWGYTLFGRCLGADTPENRAAQKTKFSWMRYAQAAQVTEDTRLLYLVIKMLKNRPPASLQSSPSKTTTAIKAQYKRIVDRVRDDPILSNLSVPLPNLNAKSISNFIRKQEKKANYWATVVPKVIAHRRVLSFDPMPVAPTLPTTLPVPARAQVQYQNLDHLAGERRGAKQRLEMKTPSEQGNKPIQPKPATYIPPRVCAAPVLRVVPAQPRAPSMMLPGTSCSQGIAGFMPAAPPPVPVSKPAKPHRSLRPCGACQVPNCGGKRKRYTPSKDKVSGSKQKIFTFCPSTRKATTSGFEGVVYESFEHFKRVVDDALE